One genomic region from Mesorhizobium terrae encodes:
- a CDS encoding SDR family NAD(P)-dependent oxidoreductase codes for MSQPRHALVTGAGSGIGRAIALALAARGHVVSLAGRHAAPLDEVSREIAATGGKSVVIDGFDVTDAAAIAVGSARAIAACGEVAVLVNCAGEAPSAPFERTDAALWNRVIGINLTGTFLVTQALLPSIRKAGKGRIVNVASTAGLTGYAYVSAYCASKHGVVGLTRALALELARSDITVNAVCPGFTDTPLLDGAVETIVGKTGRTADEARANLARSNPQGRLVAPQEVADAVLWLVSEGASAITGQAIAVAGGEVMTG; via the coding sequence ATGAGCCAGCCGCGTCACGCCCTTGTCACTGGCGCCGGCAGCGGCATCGGCCGCGCCATCGCGCTGGCCCTGGCGGCCCGTGGCCATGTCGTGTCGCTGGCCGGCCGTCATGCCGCGCCGCTGGACGAGGTTTCCAGGGAGATCGCGGCGACGGGCGGCAAGTCCGTGGTGATCGATGGTTTCGACGTGACCGATGCGGCGGCGATTGCCGTCGGCAGCGCCAGGGCGATCGCCGCTTGCGGCGAGGTGGCGGTACTGGTCAATTGCGCCGGCGAGGCGCCGTCGGCGCCGTTCGAACGCACCGACGCGGCGCTGTGGAACCGCGTCATCGGCATCAACCTGACCGGCACGTTCCTGGTCACGCAGGCATTGCTGCCGTCGATCCGCAAGGCCGGCAAGGGCCGCATCGTCAACGTCGCCAGCACTGCGGGCCTGACGGGTTACGCTTACGTCTCCGCCTACTGCGCCTCCAAGCACGGCGTTGTCGGGCTGACCCGGGCGCTGGCGCTGGAACTGGCGCGCAGCGACATCACCGTCAACGCCGTCTGCCCCGGTTTCACCGACACGCCGCTGCTCGATGGCGCGGTCGAGACCATCGTCGGCAAGACGGGGCGCACCGCCGACGAGGCACGCGCCAATCTGGCACGCTCCAATCCGCAGGGAAGGCTGGTCGCGCCGCAGGAGGTCGCCGACGCCGTGCTGTGGCTGGTGTCGGAAGGCGCCAGCGCCATCACCGGCCAGGCGATCGCGGTTGCCGGCGGCGAAGTCATGACCGGCTGA
- a CDS encoding AMP-binding protein, which produces MLGPTAHIDTFARDNLPPPDLWPDFLLDRFDYPDRLNAGVELTDRLVEKGFGDHTALIGNGRRRTYKELADWTSRLAHALVENYGVKPGNRVLIRSANNPAMVACWLAATKAGAVVVNTMPMLRAGELAQIVDKAEISLALCDTRLMEEMVACAKQSHFLKQVIGFDGTANHDAELDRVALDKDVRFEAVNTGRDDVALLGFTSGTTGEPKATMHFHRDLLIIADGYAQEVLGVTPDDIFVGSPPLAFTFGLGGLAIFPLRFGAAATLLENASPPNMIEIIQTYRATVCFTAPTAYRAMLVAMDKGADLSSLRAAVSAGETLPAPVYEEWMEKTGKPMLDGIGATEMLHIFISNRFGDSKPACTGKPVSGYQAKIVDDDMNEVPRGEVGRLAVRGPTGCRYLADERQRKYVRDGWNLTGDSFIQDEDGYFHFAARSDDMIISAGYNIAGPEVEAALLSHPDVKECAVIGVPDEERGQIVQAHVVLMAGVAPDELTRKRLQDHVKATIAPYKYPRSMKFIDALPKTQTGKIQRFRLKDAH; this is translated from the coding sequence ATGCTTGGGCCGACGGCGCATATCGACACGTTCGCGCGCGACAACCTCCCGCCTCCGGATCTTTGGCCCGACTTTCTCCTCGACCGTTTCGATTATCCCGACCGCCTCAATGCCGGCGTCGAGCTGACCGACCGGCTGGTGGAGAAGGGTTTCGGCGACCACACCGCGCTGATCGGCAACGGACGCCGCCGCACCTATAAGGAACTGGCCGACTGGACCAGCCGGCTGGCGCATGCGCTGGTCGAGAATTACGGCGTCAAGCCGGGCAACCGCGTCTTGATCCGTTCGGCGAACAACCCGGCCATGGTGGCCTGCTGGCTGGCGGCGACCAAGGCCGGCGCTGTGGTGGTCAACACCATGCCGATGCTGCGCGCCGGCGAACTCGCCCAGATCGTCGACAAGGCCGAGATCAGCCTGGCGCTGTGCGACACGCGGCTGATGGAAGAAATGGTGGCCTGCGCCAAGCAGAGCCATTTCCTCAAACAGGTCATCGGCTTCGACGGGACCGCCAACCACGACGCCGAACTCGACCGTGTCGCGCTGGACAAGGACGTGCGTTTCGAGGCGGTCAACACCGGGCGCGACGATGTCGCCCTGCTCGGCTTCACCTCGGGAACGACGGGCGAGCCGAAAGCGACGATGCATTTCCATCGTGATCTGCTGATCATCGCCGACGGCTATGCCCAGGAGGTGCTGGGCGTGACGCCGGACGACATCTTTGTCGGGTCGCCGCCGCTCGCCTTCACCTTCGGCCTGGGTGGGCTGGCCATTTTCCCGCTGCGCTTTGGCGCGGCGGCGACGCTGCTTGAAAACGCCTCGCCGCCCAACATGATCGAGATCATCCAGACCTATCGCGCCACCGTCTGCTTCACGGCGCCGACCGCCTATCGCGCCATGCTGGTGGCGATGGACAAGGGCGCGGACCTGTCCTCGCTGCGCGCCGCGGTCTCGGCCGGCGAAACGCTGCCGGCGCCGGTCTACGAAGAATGGATGGAAAAGACCGGCAAGCCGATGCTGGACGGCATCGGCGCCACCGAGATGCTGCACATCTTCATCTCGAACCGCTTCGGCGATTCCAAGCCGGCCTGTACCGGCAAGCCGGTGAGCGGTTACCAGGCAAAGATCGTCGACGACGACATGAACGAAGTGCCGCGCGGCGAGGTCGGCCGGCTGGCCGTACGCGGCCCGACCGGCTGCCGCTATCTTGCCGACGAACGCCAGCGCAAATATGTGCGCGACGGCTGGAACCTGACCGGCGATTCCTTCATCCAGGACGAGGATGGCTATTTCCATTTCGCCGCGCGCTCCGACGACATGATCATTTCCGCCGGCTACAACATCGCGGGCCCGGAAGTGGAAGCGGCGTTGCTTTCGCACCCCGACGTCAAGGAATGCGCGGTGATCGGCGTACCCGATGAGGAGCGCGGGCAGATCGTGCAGGCGCATGTCGTGCTGATGGCGGGAGTGGCGCCGGACGAATTGACCCGCAAACGGCTGCAGGATCACGTCAAGGCGACGATCGCGCCCTACAAATATCCGCGTTCGATGAAGTTCATCGACGCATTGCCGAAAACCCAGACTGGAAAGATCCAGCGCTTCCGCCTGAAAGACGCCCATTGA
- a CDS encoding acyl-CoA dehydrogenase family protein: MDSQQRSSGPTRDHLDWPFFADSHRALAADLDRFVAGGGLGHVDHHDADTACKGLVRKLGAGGFLRHCVPAEFGGAATEIDSRSLCLIRETLAYADGLADFAFAMQGLGTGAISLSGSPQIKQAILPKIAKGELISAFALTEPEAGSDVAAMSTSAERRGEEFVLNGEKVFISNGGIADVYTVFARTGEAPGTRGISAFVVFADTPGFHIAERIETIAPHPLARIRFDNCRVPAANLLGQPGEGFKIAMRTLDIFRPSVAAAALGFARRALDEAVAHAKSRKMFGATLADLPTAQSTLGEMATAIDAASLLTVRTAWRRDVQKLPITREAAMAKMTATENAQWVIDQALQMFGGRGVRVGEITESLYREIRALRIYEGATEVQKLIIGRELMKSAGK, encoded by the coding sequence ATGGACAGCCAACAGCGTTCCAGCGGCCCGACGCGCGACCATCTCGACTGGCCGTTCTTCGCCGACAGTCACAGGGCCTTGGCCGCCGATCTCGATCGTTTTGTCGCCGGCGGCGGCCTTGGCCATGTCGACCATCACGATGCCGATACCGCCTGCAAGGGCCTGGTGCGCAAGCTGGGCGCCGGCGGCTTCCTGCGCCACTGCGTGCCGGCCGAATTTGGCGGCGCCGCGACGGAGATCGACAGCCGCTCGCTCTGCCTGATCCGCGAAACGCTCGCCTATGCCGACGGGCTGGCGGATTTCGCCTTCGCCATGCAGGGGCTGGGCACCGGCGCCATCAGCCTGTCGGGCTCGCCTCAGATCAAGCAGGCGATCCTGCCGAAAATCGCCAAGGGTGAGCTGATCTCGGCCTTTGCATTGACCGAGCCGGAGGCCGGTTCCGACGTTGCGGCGATGAGCACGTCAGCCGAACGGCGGGGCGAGGAATTCGTGCTCAATGGCGAGAAGGTGTTCATCTCCAACGGCGGCATCGCCGATGTCTACACTGTCTTTGCCCGCACCGGCGAGGCGCCGGGCACGCGCGGCATTTCGGCCTTCGTGGTTTTCGCCGACACGCCGGGTTTCCACATCGCCGAGCGCATCGAAACCATCGCGCCGCATCCGCTTGCCCGCATCCGCTTCGACAATTGCCGCGTGCCGGCGGCGAACCTGCTCGGCCAGCCGGGCGAGGGATTCAAGATCGCCATGCGCACGCTTGACATCTTCCGCCCGTCCGTCGCCGCCGCCGCTCTGGGTTTCGCCCGCCGCGCGCTGGATGAAGCCGTGGCGCATGCCAAATCACGAAAAATGTTCGGGGCGACGCTGGCCGACCTGCCGACCGCGCAAAGCACGCTGGGCGAGATGGCGACGGCCATCGACGCTGCATCGCTGCTCACCGTGCGCACCGCCTGGCGGCGCGACGTGCAGAAATTGCCGATTACGCGCGAGGCCGCAATGGCCAAGATGACCGCCACTGAGAACGCGCAATGGGTGATCGACCAGGCGCTGCAGATGTTCGGCGGTCGCGGCGTGCGCGTCGGCGAGATCACCGAGAGCCTTTACCGCGAAATCCGCGCGCTGCGCATCTATGAGGGCGCCACCGAAGTTCAGAAGCTGATCATCGGCCGTGAGTTGATGAAAAGTGCCGGGAAATGA
- a CDS encoding RidA family protein — protein MNVTVKPEHKAATTPHRVLQPEGWAKPIGYANGMEARGRTIFVGGQIGWNSQCKFEAHDLPGQIRQTLENIVAILREGGAGPEHVTTMTWYVLDRKAYSASLKEIGAAWKATMGRNFPAMAVVQVSGLVEDEALVEIQATAVVPD, from the coding sequence ATGAACGTGACCGTTAAGCCCGAACACAAGGCCGCCACGACGCCGCACCGGGTGCTGCAGCCGGAAGGCTGGGCCAAGCCCATCGGCTATGCCAACGGTATGGAAGCACGCGGCCGCACCATTTTCGTCGGCGGCCAGATCGGCTGGAACAGTCAATGCAAATTCGAGGCGCATGATCTGCCCGGCCAGATCAGGCAGACGCTGGAAAACATCGTCGCCATCCTGCGCGAGGGCGGCGCCGGCCCCGAACACGTCACCACCATGACCTGGTATGTGCTCGACCGCAAAGCCTATTCGGCTTCGCTGAAGGAGATCGGCGCGGCCTGGAAGGCGACCATGGGCCGCAATTTCCCTGCCATGGCAGTCGTCCAGGTCTCCGGGCTGGTCGAGGACGAGGCGCTGGTGGAAATCCAGGCGACGGCGGTGGTGCCAGACTAA
- a CDS encoding cupin domain-containing protein: MTDKALEKGITEHGTGFGGTEWNILGQRYFPKATCASSFAFETNSDPGQFVPVHIHPMQEEFILVQEGQLELKLDGKWFTAKAGDLVRMPRGIPHGYFNKSDKPARALFWVSPAGRLEDLFKKLHKLTDVEEVVRLSAEHDVDFLPPSASD; the protein is encoded by the coding sequence ATGACCGACAAGGCACTGGAAAAGGGCATTACCGAACACGGTACCGGGTTCGGCGGCACCGAATGGAACATTCTTGGCCAGCGCTATTTTCCAAAGGCGACCTGCGCTTCCAGCTTTGCCTTCGAGACCAACAGCGATCCCGGCCAGTTCGTGCCGGTTCACATTCACCCGATGCAGGAGGAATTCATCCTCGTGCAGGAGGGGCAGCTGGAATTGAAGCTCGACGGCAAGTGGTTCACGGCAAAGGCCGGCGATCTGGTGCGCATGCCGCGTGGCATCCCGCACGGTTATTTCAACAAGTCGGACAAGCCGGCGCGCGCGCTGTTCTGGGTCTCGCCGGCCGGCAGGCTCGAGGATCTGTTCAAGAAGCTGCACAAGCTGACCGATGTCGAGGAAGTGGTGAGGCTTTCGGCCGAGCACGACGTGGATTTCCTGCCGCCGTCGGCCAGCGACTGA
- the kynA gene encoding tryptophan 2,3-dioxygenase: MSKPYDPSKEGAEMSFKERMSYGDYLHLERVLDAQEPLSTAHDELLFIIQHQTSELWMKLAIHEIRSAMRAIRADRPQPAFKMLTRVARIFEQLNNSWDVLRTMTPSEYTEFRNSLGQSSGFQSYQYRAVEFLVGNRNTAMLGPHAHDPELIAKLEGILAEPSLYDEALQLLSRNGFDIGPDASRTDWRETREENPQVLEAWKAVYAAPQKYWDLYELAEKLVDFEDYFRRWRFNHVTTVERIIGLKRGTGGTGGVSYLRKMLEVVLFPELWNVRTRL; the protein is encoded by the coding sequence ATGAGCAAGCCTTACGACCCTTCCAAGGAAGGCGCTGAGATGTCGTTCAAGGAGCGTATGTCCTATGGCGACTATCTGCATCTCGAACGCGTGCTGGATGCGCAGGAGCCGCTATCGACCGCGCATGACGAGCTGTTGTTCATCATCCAGCACCAGACGTCCGAACTGTGGATGAAGCTGGCGATCCATGAGATCCGCTCGGCCATGCGCGCGATCCGGGCCGACCGGCCACAGCCTGCCTTCAAGATGCTGACCCGGGTGGCGCGCATCTTCGAACAGCTCAACAATTCCTGGGACGTGCTGCGCACGATGACACCCAGCGAATACACCGAGTTCCGCAATTCGCTCGGCCAGTCGTCGGGTTTCCAGTCCTATCAATACCGGGCCGTCGAATTCCTGGTCGGCAACCGCAATACGGCGATGCTCGGCCCGCACGCCCATGACCCGGAGCTGATCGCCAAGCTTGAGGGCATCTTGGCCGAACCCAGCCTCTATGACGAGGCGCTGCAGCTTTTGTCACGCAACGGCTTCGATATCGGCCCCGATGCGAGCCGCACCGACTGGCGCGAGACCCGCGAAGAGAATCCGCAGGTGCTGGAAGCCTGGAAGGCGGTCTATGCGGCACCGCAGAAATATTGGGATCTCTACGAGCTCGCCGAGAAGCTGGTCGATTTCGAGGATTATTTCCGGCGCTGGCGTTTCAACCACGTCACCACGGTCGAGCGCATCATCGGCCTGAAGCGCGGCACCGGCGGCACAGGCGGCGTCTCCTATCTGCGCAAGATGCTGGAGGTGGTGCTGTTCCCGGAACTTTGGAACGTTCGCACCCGGCTGTAG
- the kynU gene encoding kynureninase has protein sequence MTDFARTRALFHMPEGVFYLDGNSLGPLPKSAVQRVQDMMTAQWGEQLIRGWNASGWMMQPRKLGDRIGRLIGAPQGTVVVGDTLSIKVYQALASALDLNPSRRVVLSDSGNFPSDLYMAQGLLGSLDKGYELKVVEPEAVEASIDESVAVLMITEVDYRTGRLHDMKKLTAKAHAAGVITVWDLAHSAGALAVDLEGTKADFAVGCTYKYLNGGPGAPAFIYVAPKHTDKVRPALSGWLGHESPFAFDLDYRSGAGIDRMRVGTPAVIAMAALDAAMDAWEGVSMADVRKQSIALADLFIREVETRCPELTLASPRNGAERGSQVSFRHPEGYAIMQALIARGVIGDFRAPDAIRFGFTPLYIGEQEVLGAVGVLEDVMTNRRWDEPQYRKKALVT, from the coding sequence ATGACCGATTTCGCCAGAACACGCGCCCTATTCCACATGCCGGAAGGCGTCTTCTATCTCGACGGCAACTCGCTGGGGCCGCTGCCGAAAAGTGCCGTCCAGCGCGTGCAGGACATGATGACCGCCCAATGGGGCGAACAGCTGATCCGCGGCTGGAACGCTTCGGGCTGGATGATGCAGCCTCGCAAACTGGGCGACCGCATCGGCAGGCTGATCGGCGCGCCTCAAGGCACCGTCGTCGTCGGCGACACGCTGTCGATCAAGGTCTATCAGGCGCTGGCCTCTGCACTCGATCTCAACCCGTCGCGACGGGTGGTGCTGTCCGACAGCGGCAATTTCCCGTCCGATCTCTACATGGCGCAAGGCCTGCTGGGCTCGCTGGACAAGGGTTACGAGCTGAAGGTGGTGGAACCCGAAGCGGTCGAGGCGTCGATCGATGAAAGCGTCGCCGTCTTGATGATCACCGAAGTGGATTACCGCACCGGCCGCCTGCACGACATGAAGAAGCTGACGGCCAAGGCCCATGCCGCCGGCGTCATCACCGTCTGGGACCTCGCGCATTCGGCCGGCGCGCTCGCCGTCGACCTTGAAGGCACCAAGGCGGACTTCGCCGTTGGCTGCACCTACAAATATCTGAATGGCGGCCCGGGCGCGCCGGCCTTCATCTATGTCGCGCCAAAACACACCGACAAGGTGCGCCCTGCCCTTTCCGGCTGGCTCGGCCATGAAAGCCCCTTCGCCTTCGACCTCGACTACCGCTCAGGTGCCGGCATCGACCGCATGCGCGTTGGCACGCCGGCGGTGATCGCCATGGCAGCACTTGATGCCGCGATGGACGCCTGGGAAGGTGTTTCGATGGCGGATGTCCGCAAGCAGTCGATCGCGCTCGCCGACCTCTTCATCCGCGAGGTCGAGACACGCTGCCCGGAATTGACGCTTGCCTCGCCGCGCAATGGCGCCGAACGCGGTAGCCAGGTTTCGTTCCGGCACCCGGAAGGCTACGCCATCATGCAGGCGCTGATCGCACGCGGCGTCATCGGCGATTTCCGTGCGCCCGACGCGATCCGCTTCGGCTTCACGCCGCTCTATATAGGCGAGCAGGAAGTGCTCGGTGCGGTCGGTGTGCTGGAGGACGTCATGACCAACCGGCGCTGGGACGAACCGCAATACCGCAAGAAGGCCCTGGTGACATGA
- a CDS encoding V4R domain-containing protein, producing the protein MKAPFRQRLDFDSANGQVLDESRRYMLMRPEALMGLFRRLDDTGRRNAFEALAASVIEMGGDSARAYKAHGGGDADALLSTVAGTAPDLGWGVWSFSRDAAGIELTVRNSPFAAGYGPSSQPVCHAIAGMATAVGRMVLGRDDVVARETECAACGAPACRFETRQA; encoded by the coding sequence GTGAAGGCGCCCTTTCGCCAGCGCCTGGATTTCGACAGCGCCAACGGCCAGGTGCTCGACGAGAGCCGCCGCTACATGCTGATGCGGCCGGAAGCCCTGATGGGCCTGTTCCGCCGCCTCGACGATACGGGGCGACGGAACGCCTTCGAGGCGCTTGCCGCCTCGGTCATCGAGATGGGCGGCGACAGCGCCCGCGCCTACAAGGCGCATGGCGGCGGCGACGCCGACGCGCTGCTCTCGACAGTGGCCGGCACCGCCCCCGATCTCGGCTGGGGTGTCTGGTCGTTCAGCCGCGATGCGGCCGGCATCGAACTGACTGTGCGCAACAGTCCCTTCGCCGCCGGTTACGGTCCTTCATCGCAGCCCGTCTGCCACGCCATCGCCGGCATGGCGACAGCGGTCGGCCGCATGGTGCTTGGCCGCGACGATGTTGTCGCGCGCGAAACCGAATGCGCGGCCTGCGGCGCGCCCGCCTGTCGCTTCGAGACGCGGCAGGCCTGA
- a CDS encoding enoyl-CoA hydratase family protein has product MTNAMLDKKRPFKGHKAKHFLFETDEDGRVATITLNRPERKNPLTFESYEELGDLFRSLHKASDVRTVVLTGAGDNFSSGGDVFEIIEPLTRMAMPELLSFTRMTGDLVRQIRACPQPVIAAVDGICAGAGAILAMSADYRVATPEAKTAFLFTRVGLAGADMGACGILPRIIGQGRAAELLFTGRSLSAAEGHAWGFYNALHERPVMLAEAQRFARNLADGPWFAHAMTKKMLDQEWSMGIEELIESEAQAQAICMATGDFRRAFEAFAAKSKPVFEGN; this is encoded by the coding sequence ATGACCAACGCGATGCTGGACAAGAAGCGCCCGTTCAAGGGCCACAAGGCCAAGCATTTCCTCTTCGAGACCGACGAGGACGGTCGTGTGGCGACGATCACGCTCAACCGGCCGGAGCGCAAGAACCCGCTGACCTTCGAAAGCTACGAGGAACTGGGCGACCTGTTCCGTTCCTTGCACAAGGCAAGCGATGTGCGCACGGTGGTGTTGACCGGTGCCGGCGACAATTTCTCCTCGGGTGGCGACGTGTTCGAGATCATCGAGCCGCTGACTAGGATGGCGATGCCGGAACTCTTGTCCTTCACCCGCATGACCGGCGATCTGGTGCGCCAGATCCGCGCCTGCCCGCAGCCTGTCATCGCCGCCGTCGACGGCATCTGCGCCGGCGCCGGCGCCATCCTGGCGATGAGCGCCGATTACCGTGTCGCCACGCCCGAGGCCAAGACCGCCTTCCTGTTCACCCGCGTTGGCCTCGCCGGCGCCGACATGGGCGCCTGCGGCATTCTCCCGCGCATCATCGGCCAGGGCCGCGCGGCGGAGCTTCTGTTCACCGGCCGCTCGCTGTCGGCGGCCGAAGGCCACGCCTGGGGTTTCTACAATGCCCTGCATGAGCGCCCTGTGATGTTGGCCGAGGCGCAGCGCTTCGCCCGCAATCTCGCCGACGGCCCCTGGTTCGCGCATGCCATGACCAAGAAGATGCTCGACCAGGAATGGTCGATGGGCATCGAGGAACTGATCGAATCGGAAGCGCAGGCGCAGGCCATCTGCATGGCCACCGGCGATTTCCGCCGCGCTTTCGAGGCTTTCGCCGCCAAGTCGAAGCCGGTCTTCGAAGGAAACTGA
- a CDS encoding alpha/beta hydrolase, producing MIVRKVQDWDGAYSNGVNIAGGDRWPEAWVAPAAAYRKELSAAGRAQLDIAYDGGERNRLDLFLPAGAPKGLVVFVHGGYWMALDKSFWSYLARGAVESGYAVTMPSYTLAPQARITDITAEIGKAIEKAAELVSGDIRLTGHSAGGHLVTRMISTTSPLSDGVRRRIVNTVSLSGVHDLRPIMKTGMNDTLKIDQAEALAESPALLPPMDGARLVCWVGGGERSEFIRQSELLANIWTGLGAATGFYAEPDRHHFNVIDGLADAAHPLTRTLLEG from the coding sequence ATGATCGTTCGCAAAGTGCAGGATTGGGATGGCGCCTATTCCAACGGTGTCAACATCGCCGGCGGCGATCGGTGGCCGGAGGCCTGGGTGGCGCCGGCGGCCGCCTATCGCAAGGAACTCTCGGCCGCTGGCCGCGCGCAACTCGACATCGCGTATGACGGAGGCGAACGCAACCGCCTCGACCTGTTCCTGCCCGCCGGGGCTCCCAAGGGCCTGGTCGTCTTCGTGCATGGCGGCTACTGGATGGCGCTCGACAAGAGTTTCTGGTCGTATCTGGCGCGCGGCGCCGTTGAAAGCGGCTATGCGGTGACAATGCCGTCCTATACGCTGGCGCCGCAAGCGCGCATAACCGACATCACCGCTGAGATCGGCAAGGCCATTGAAAAGGCGGCGGAACTGGTGAGCGGCGACATCCGCCTCACCGGCCATTCCGCCGGCGGCCATCTGGTCACGCGCATGATTTCCACGACATCGCCGCTATCGGACGGCGTCCGTCGCCGCATCGTCAACACCGTCTCCTTGTCCGGCGTGCATGACCTGCGGCCGATCATGAAGACGGGGATGAACGACACGCTGAAGATCGATCAGGCCGAGGCCCTCGCCGAGAGCCCGGCTCTGCTGCCGCCGATGGATGGTGCGCGCCTGGTTTGCTGGGTGGGCGGCGGCGAGCGCTCCGAATTCATCCGCCAATCGGAATTGCTCGCCAACATCTGGACCGGCCTCGGCGCCGCGACCGGCTTCTACGCCGAGCCGGACCGCCACCATTTCAATGTCATCGACGGGCTGGCGGATGCCGCGCACCCGCTGACCCGAACCCTGCTGGAAGGCTAG